The following coding sequences are from one Candidatus Borkfalkia ceftriaxoniphila window:
- a CDS encoding beta-mannosidase: protein MKLFERSLNGEWQLRPAGGGKTMRGNVPGDVSYDAFLNGEKPDYRAGDNYKLYADLVQSDFEYSRELTVGRELLDCDDVVLQCDGIDTFSEIFVNGVSVGKTDDMFMQYKFSVKAALREGKNEIRILLRSTLKEMEKFENDRYVSIFNEKRIFVRKAQCHFGWDWAPNLPGYGVWQGVSLYGENKYRMRDIAFFTRRDGSVRAEITWSFSDYFDERAKDDEAVLEIFGDESLTLPVLGCKDKLCGKKSVLNFHIPNVRLWWPNGYGKQEFYYARVQLMREGKALDTAVRRFAVREIELDQSAYDAHSNICRLKVNGAPVFSKGSNWVPADCFAGTLDENRYETLLELARRANFNMLRVWGGGYYEKEVFYDKCDEKGIMIWQDFMFSCCDIPYDSFEFIEKITEESENVFARLRAHACIALICGGNELKGTLDPTEEPVYGLPFVDYFLRGIAQKWFPDLPYVNQSPFGFTEVANDLQNGDTHTNCYEEAIIGGDMAKYRGVLAKNRAAFFSECAVLGPCRYRSLKKFMPAEKLWPLNDLYTERFVSNPYSPCPLTFAERELLTARQLFGAVNNAREFCHKGMQAHYEILKSEIEHARAQRFCGGFMNWMYNDIWPTGTWSVVDYYLEPKSAYYAMREAFRPLHAFFTKETGGFRVNVVNDTMREAAGTLTLCGKRLGGEILWREQKFVRVGTANIAFFPMLAGRERADYWTAEFAAEGEIIKSVYFPNLWKLPFQSDYTYEVAETNGGYFVDIRARAFARAVSLDVAKENARVWYSENFFDLEAGETRRVFLETSETLRAEDIRVSDFTKLPEE, encoded by the coding sequence ATGAAATTATTTGAACGTTCTTTAAACGGCGAATGGCAACTCCGCCCCGCTGGCGGCGGCAAAACTATGCGCGGCAACGTACCAGGCGACGTCAGTTACGACGCGTTTTTAAACGGCGAAAAGCCCGACTACCGCGCAGGGGACAATTATAAACTGTACGCCGACCTCGTGCAAAGCGACTTCGAATATTCCCGCGAACTGACCGTCGGGCGCGAATTGCTCGACTGCGACGACGTCGTTTTACAGTGCGACGGGATAGACACCTTTTCGGAAATTTTCGTCAACGGCGTGTCGGTGGGTAAGACCGACGATATGTTCATGCAATACAAATTTTCCGTCAAAGCGGCGCTGCGCGAGGGTAAAAACGAGATCAGAATTTTGCTGCGCTCCACCCTGAAAGAGATGGAAAAGTTTGAAAACGACCGCTACGTATCCATTTTCAACGAAAAGAGAATCTTCGTGCGCAAGGCGCAGTGCCATTTCGGCTGGGATTGGGCGCCCAACCTGCCCGGGTACGGCGTGTGGCAGGGCGTATCGCTGTACGGCGAAAACAAGTACCGCATGCGCGATATCGCCTTTTTCACCCGCCGCGACGGCAGTGTGCGCGCGGAAATTACTTGGAGTTTTTCCGATTATTTCGACGAACGCGCCAAAGACGACGAGGCGGTTTTGGAAATTTTCGGGGACGAATCGCTCACCCTTCCCGTGCTCGGTTGCAAGGATAAACTTTGCGGCAAGAAGAGCGTTCTCAATTTTCATATCCCGAACGTGCGGCTGTGGTGGCCCAACGGATACGGGAAACAGGAATTTTATTACGCCCGCGTGCAATTGATGCGCGAAGGAAAGGCGCTCGATACCGCGGTGCGGCGGTTTGCCGTGCGCGAGATCGAACTCGATCAGAGCGCGTACGACGCGCACTCCAATATCTGCCGTCTGAAAGTAAACGGCGCGCCCGTGTTCTCAAAGGGCTCCAACTGGGTGCCTGCCGACTGTTTTGCGGGCACGCTGGATGAGAACCGCTACGAAACGCTCTTGGAACTTGCGCGGCGGGCAAACTTCAATATGCTGCGCGTGTGGGGCGGCGGCTATTACGAAAAGGAAGTTTTTTACGACAAATGCGACGAAAAGGGCATCATGATCTGGCAGGATTTTATGTTCAGTTGCTGTGATATTCCCTATGATTCCTTTGAATTTATCGAAAAGATCACCGAGGAATCGGAAAACGTATTCGCCCGCCTTCGCGCTCACGCGTGTATCGCGCTCATATGCGGCGGCAACGAACTCAAAGGCACGCTCGACCCGACCGAAGAGCCCGTGTACGGTCTGCCGTTCGTCGATTATTTTCTGCGCGGCATCGCGCAGAAATGGTTTCCCGATCTCCCTTACGTCAATCAAAGTCCTTTCGGGTTTACCGAAGTCGCCAACGACCTTCAAAACGGAGACACGCATACCAACTGCTACGAAGAGGCGATCATCGGCGGAGATATGGCAAAATACCGCGGCGTGCTGGCGAAAAACCGCGCGGCGTTCTTTTCCGAGTGCGCGGTTCTGGGGCCCTGCCGCTACCGTTCCCTGAAAAAATTCATGCCCGCGGAGAAACTGTGGCCGCTCAACGATCTGTATACCGAGCGCTTTGTGTCGAATCCCTATTCGCCCTGCCCGCTCACCTTTGCCGAGCGGGAACTTTTGACGGCGCGCCAACTGTTCGGCGCCGTAAATAACGCGCGGGAGTTCTGTCACAAAGGCATGCAGGCGCATTACGAAATTTTGAAGAGCGAGATCGAGCACGCCCGCGCGCAGCGTTTTTGCGGCGGCTTTATGAACTGGATGTACAACGATATCTGGCCCACGGGCACCTGGTCGGTGGTGGACTACTATCTGGAACCGAAATCCGCGTACTACGCCATGCGGGAGGCGTTCCGCCCTCTGCACGCCTTTTTTACAAAGGAAACGGGCGGATTCCGCGTCAACGTCGTCAACGATACGATGCGCGAAGCCGCGGGCACGCTCACGCTGTGCGGCAAGCGGCTCGGCGGCGAAATTTTATGGCGCGAGCAGAAGTTTGTGCGCGTCGGTACCGCGAATATCGCCTTTTTCCCCATGCTTGCGGGCAGGGAGCGCGCCGACTACTGGACGGCGGAATTTGCCGCGGAAGGGGAAATTATCAAGAGCGTGTATTTCCCGAATTTATGGAAACTGCCCTTTCAAAGCGACTATACGTACGAGGTCGCGGAAACGAATGGGGGATACTTTGTGGATATCCGCGCCCGCGCGTTCGCCCGCGCCGTAAGCCTTGACGTCGCCAAAGAGAACGCGCGCGTTTGGTATTCGGAAAACTTTTTCGACCTCGAGGCGGGGGAAACGCGCCGCGTATTTTTGGAAACGAGTGAAACGTTGCGCGCGGAGGATATCCGCGTGAGCGATTTTACGAAATTGCCCGAAGAATAA
- a CDS encoding uroporphyrinogen decarboxylase family protein: MRRQDFLDTVSHRAPQKMTVDFGGCPLSTADGAVIAKMKDFLGFYGNDEDERLPFAATASIDERILREYDIDTRGVGYILAPKKSLYRKIDDTAYVDEWGVTRKFTGLYWDIVDSPLKDAGLKDVENYPFPDPDSIDVKALDAIKRQAKYLYENTDYVICASHPVYGIFELGCWMFGFDDFLYRMAAEPEVVHCFFERVLAYQKQVSDLYYGAIGGYIHYTSSGDDFATQSSTFFSKTMFDEMILPYFKERVRFTKEKTAAKFLHHSCGNVFSLIPSLIEAGVDILNPIQPCSGDMAPCRLKETYGANIAFHGGLDTQSVLPRGNKESIGEAVRNLMDTFRESGGYIFAAAHNIQGDVSAENIHYFLQAAKNYK, translated from the coding sequence ATGAGAAGGCAAGATTTTTTAGACACGGTTTCGCACCGCGCGCCGCAAAAGATGACCGTAGATTTCGGCGGATGCCCGCTCTCGACGGCGGACGGCGCGGTGATCGCCAAAATGAAAGACTTTTTGGGCTTTTACGGGAATGACGAGGACGAGCGCCTGCCCTTTGCGGCGACCGCCTCCATCGACGAGCGCATTTTGCGCGAATACGATATCGACACGCGCGGGGTGGGATATATCCTCGCGCCCAAAAAGAGTTTGTACCGCAAGATAGACGATACGGCGTACGTGGACGAATGGGGCGTTACGCGCAAATTTACGGGCTTGTACTGGGATATCGTAGATTCGCCCCTAAAAGACGCGGGCCTCAAAGACGTGGAAAATTATCCCTTTCCTGATCCCGATTCGATCGACGTAAAAGCGCTGGACGCGATCAAACGGCAGGCAAAATATCTGTATGAAAACACCGATTACGTGATCTGCGCCTCGCACCCCGTGTACGGCATATTCGAACTGGGCTGCTGGATGTTCGGATTCGACGATTTTCTCTATCGCATGGCGGCGGAGCCCGAAGTCGTGCACTGCTTTTTCGAGCGCGTTTTAGCCTATCAGAAACAGGTTTCCGACCTCTATTACGGAGCGATCGGCGGTTATATCCACTACACTTCCAGCGGCGACGATTTCGCCACGCAGAGTTCCACGTTCTTTTCCAAAACCATGTTCGACGAAATGATTTTGCCCTATTTCAAGGAGCGCGTGCGCTTTACCAAAGAAAAGACCGCGGCGAAATTTTTACACCATTCGTGCGGCAACGTGTTCTCGCTCATCCCCTCGCTCATCGAGGCGGGCGTGGATATCCTCAATCCCATACAGCCGTGCAGCGGGGATATGGCGCCTTGCAGACTCAAAGAAACGTACGGCGCAAACATCGCCTTTCACGGGGGACTGGACACGCAAAGCGTACTTCCGCGCGGCAACAAAGAGAGCATCGGAGAGGCTGTCAGAAATCTGATGGACACCTTCCGCGAAAGCGGCGGCTACATTTTCGCCGCCGCCCACAACATACAGGGCGACGTGAGCGCGGAAAATATCCACTATTTCCTGCAAGCCGCAAAAAACTACAAATAA